ctctactctcttgtaatggattgagttttccctttgaagttatcttatcggattgagtctttaaggatttgagagcacttgatgtatgtcttgcgtgggatacccgtggtgacaatggggtattctaatgattcacttgatgtatgttttggtgatcaacttgcgggtttcgtgaccttgggaatctatgtataggggttggcacacgttttcgtcttgactctccgttagaaactttggggcactctttgaaattctttgtgttggttgaatagatgaatatgagattttgtgatgcatatcatataatcatacccgcggatacttgaggtgacattagagtatctaggtgacattagagttttggttgatttgtgtcttaaggtgttattttactatgaactctagggctgtttgtgacacttataggaatagcccaatgtattgatcgaaaagaataactttgaggtggtttcgtaccctacaataatctcttcgtttgttctccgctattagtgactttgaagtgactgtttgttgcacgttgagggattgttatatgatctaattatgttattattgttgagagaacttgcactagtgaaagtatgaaccctaggtcttgtttcgaagcattgcaataccgttttcactcacttttactacttgctaccttgctgtttttataatttcagattacaaaaacctatatctaccatccatattgcacttgtatcaccatctcttagccgaactagtgcacctatacaatttaccattatagggtgtgttggggacacaagagactctttgttatttggttgcagggttgtttgagagagaccatcttcatcctacgcctcccatggattgataaaccttaggtcatctatcgGTGTTCTggcaacgggggtccccagacttgcctgcctgcggcctgcggcgtggctcaagcgggggcccagtgcagcccagcttcatcagctcaagctcaagaccctcgcgaggggccaagcctcgcggggcagacgactggaagcttcctcaggagcagcctcatcaggcgggctcgcgaggaggcggagagatcaaggcagggtacctcgtgaggtgcccgtgacgcaagccatgacgatcgagaccaggcgggcgccagccgggcgccggcctgcgcagtgtcctcgtttccccttcggtgcaaagggggcaagcacaagccaaggcatcaggcaaaggttatcgtttcggtgcaacaagaccaagactagcggagcggcaggatggaggtcaccatggagcccaggacgacgtcaccgtcagagtctttggcagtcaaagaccaactttagtcaggataagtgtactagatgttctccttcaaaatggccaattgttggcgcccttcccgctcattatttgggaagaggaccagggcctccctctataaatagagctagccaccacagagtagagggagaGATCCAGATTTTGGGTAAGCATCGAGGTTTTGGGTAGACTAGagggagagaggcgactgaactcacccaagtagttcatcgcaccagctcaagaacacctctcgcgaggctgctcttcctttgtattgttcatcagtccctgaggcaatccaccacaccacacactggagtagggtattacaccacaatggtggcctgaaccagaataaacctcatgtcccttgtgtgttcttcttgctagcctagattccttgcgaggcttcgagacgtgagttggtaggggaaagatcttcgtgcgcaccccagagttcgaacctcaagggtctgccggaacccgaaatccgacatttggcgcgccaggtagggatgcGTCGGAATCCTTCTTCCACCGACTAGCTTTTGGTCGTCCGTCGCGCCCATGTCTAACGCTCGCCGAGcctgcgccgagcgtcgggcttccctcgcggcccatgtcgcccagacggcccccgttggcgggcctccccgtcgttccccgtcgcctgccgcccacaccgccaccggcccggcggggaacgagcagcaggcgtcgtcgctgcatccctcggtgcggcgggaaggccgcactgccaccccatcgctgactccggcaggctcgtcgtcgcacgctggtcgcgctcccgcggacgcgcacgccgcgtttcttatggcacgtgagctcctgcagtatcgccccgtcgacgacctctacgacgagtggctcgctcgcatcaccgagctcgtccgcgccgcagggggctcccctgcgtcgtccctctcgctgcatcGCCCTCCGCCCTGTGCGggcaacgcagctccggaggcacctctgctgcctcctcctcaagaaggctccctggccccaaggcgcgcggcccctggatgagacccaccgcgtccagcgcccgcgcagcaagaaaggagctgccaagaggtccctcgccctcaagaagtcgctcgcgtgctcccagcgccagcacgccatgaccgcgttcctgctccagcgtgccaagaccccgcgctactgctggcggcagcgcgcggagacctccaagatcaagcccttcgtcaccaaaggccccctgtagccactgcaggctgccgcgccttcaccgtcgagctgcgcagcgtggcctggccgggcaagttcaagccagatctgcctccccgctacgacggtactgccgaccccgcggagttcctccagctctacgagctgggcatcgaggcggccaacggggatgaaaaggtcatggcgaactggtttcccatggcgctcaaggatggcgcccgcacctggctcctaaacctgcctcccggcatgatctcctcttgggacgagatgcgcactcgcttcatcaacaacttccaaggcactcgcgaccggcccccggccatgagtgacctgtgccgcatcaagcaacagccaggagagaccctgcaaaagtacatccaacgcttcaacaatgcccgcctcaagatccccagggtgactgaggaagctatcatctcagccttctccgatggcgtgcgtgacatcaagatgaaagaggagctagcgatccatgaagacctgtgcacatctctggagctgttcaacttggcgaccaggtgcgccagggctgaggaagggcgcctctccctcctcgagcttccagctgctgatccggaagagaagaatcccaaggtcaaggacgtgaagcgcaaaggagcggcTGTcctcgcagcggagccagacaccaagcgaggcagggatcagccggagtcatccaagggcagccggtactgcgtgtaccatgacctccacacccacaacaccaacgaatgccaagagctcagggctgtgtgAGATGGACGTATCggacgacgccccgagcgcaacgatcggggctatggccgaggaggaggaagaggtggaggacgatgggaagaccgtggccctcgccaagggtggcgtgaccgacctcgcgaggaccgttggcaggaccagcctcgcgagggaggttggagggatcagccttgtgaggatcgcccgcaaggcaacgcatgcctccctccatactacggactcttgaatagaccgagtagaaaggataactttgaggtggtttcgtaccctaccataatctcttcatttgttctccgctattagtggctttggagtgactctttgttgcatgttgagggatagttatatgatccaattatgttattattgttgagagaacttgcactagtgaaagtatgaaccctatgccttgtttcctaccattgcaataccgtttacgctcacttttatcattagttaccttgctgtttttatattttcagattacaaatacccatatctaccatccatattgcacttgtatcatcatctcttcgctgaactagtgcacctatacaatttgccattgtattgggtgtgttggggacacaagagactctttgttatttggttgcaggattgtttgagagagaccatcttcatcctacgcctcccacggattgataaaccttagggcatccacttgagggaaatttgctactgtcctaaaaacctctgcacttggaggcccaacaacgtctacaagaagaaggttgtgcagtagacatcaccccctgacttgttctcgacgccaacctcttctataaatccccaaacctacaAAAAATAACCTAGACcgtgagttccgccaccgcaagcctctgtagccaccaaaaacctctcggaaccctgttccggcatcctgccggaggggggatccatcaccggtggccattaatacgcctccaatgtatctataatttatgaagtattcatgccatgtttataatatttccacatgattttggtatgatttgattagaactaacccagactaacgctattttcagcagaactaccgtggtgttgtttttgtgcagaaataaaagttatcgaaatgcgctgaaaatcaacggagatttttttggaaaatataaaaaatactggaacaaaaatctacaggaggggagtcccgaggggcccatgaggatggagggcgcgcccctgtgcctcgtggactccccgtagggccccctgacttgtcctcgacgccaacctctcctataaatgcccaaacctttagaaaataacctagatcggaagttccaccgccgcaagcctctgtagccacgagaaatcaatctaggccctctctggcaccctgccagagggggccatcatcaccggaggccatggaggaggatctcggaggggccatcatcgccatgaaggccaaggaccagagggggaacaccTCCCCATCTAGGAGGAGGCCATGGAGaaagaagcacaagggggagaacctctcctcctctctctcggtggcgccggagtgccatcgggaggggaatcatcgctgcggtgatcgtcttcatcaacatcaccatcatcatgaccatcctcatctcttttacacggtccactctcccgcaccccgctgtaatccctacttgaacatggtgctttatgccacatattatgatccaatgatgtgttgccattctatgatgttttgagtagatatcttttgtctttgggttgattgatgatctaaattggtatgagttgtatattttattttggtgctgtcctattgtgccatccgtgtcgcacaagcgtgagggattcccgctgtagggtgttgcaatacgttcattatTCGCttgtagtgggttgcttgagtgacagaagcataaacccgagtaaggaggttgttgcgtatgggataaaggggacttgatatgttaatgctatggttgagttttaccttaatgatctttagtagttgtggatgcttgctagagttccaatcataagtgcatatgatccaaaaagagaaagtatgttagcttatgactctccctcatatgaaattgcaatagtgattaccggtcttgttaacaattgctaaggataattccgcacaccgaccccactatttataatatttagtattatattctaactttataataacaacacctacttttatattttagctcttcgataccatgcaaagttatatacttcatacccacaacatagttttcttTATcgcttctagttggaagcaaacgtcggtgtacgtagagtcgtatcagtggaagacaggacttgagagaatattgatcttacctttagctccttgtgggttcgacactccatacttatcacttccatctttgggaattgctatgatgattccctgcacttggggattatcaagctcttttctggcgccgttgccggggagcaataacatggggttgatattctcgtgtgtgcttgtttgcgagAGCTCCTATTGGGCGCCTTATGCGCCCGTTCAGACTACTGGCGCCCACTGCGGCACACTAGTGGGCCGGCTCATGAGCACGCTCGGCAGTGCAAAAATCAcgtaaaaacaacaaaaaaaatgtCATTCTGTTGAGAATTCAAACCTGCGCCAGCAGCTCCAAAGAATGGCTGGGTAACCACTTGACCTATTAACCACTTGCAAAATATTACAACGTGAAGGTTTCAAGAACTAAACTTTGGCCGCGCTATTTAGAAAAAGGAGATTTCTTTTGAAAAgagtgaacaaaatttgaatgtcCCCAGATTTTAGAAAAATCATGAATTAGAAAAAAATCCATGTATTAAAAAACGTTGACTAATTCAAAATGTTCATAATACTGAAAAAATTCCATAGATTGTCAAAAAAGTTCacaagtttgaaaaaagttcatcgattataaaaaaaagttcattgattctaAAAAAAAGCtcgcaaatttgaaaaaagttcattgattttcaaaaaagttcattaaCTCTGAAAAAAACATGGAATTTGAAAAAAACTCATCAAATTTGGGAAAATAGTCCatggaatttgaaaaaagttcagaaAAAATTGGAAAAAATTCATCGAATAAGAAAACAGTTCACcgaatttgagaaaaagttcatcggatgtgaaaaaagttcatcaaattttaaaaacagttcatggaatttgaaaaatttcatcaaaaatttggaaaacgttcatcgaatatgaaaatagttcactgaatttgaaaaagttcatcgattttgcagAAAAAAATTATGAAGAAAGAAAGTTTCTCGAATTAGAAAAAAGAATGAGAAAGAAGAAAATGGAAGAAAACGTATAACGAACACAACTAGGGCAGTGGCCGTGTGGTTGTCGCGTCGTACTCTATTCCGGTCATCAAAGGATCGACTGCCTATAtccggcgcttaaggcgccgaatagGATCTGGCCTTGTTTGCTCTCTACACAGCACGGTTGCGGGCCGGCCCTAGTTGATTTTCGGCCTTGTGGGCCGTTTCGACATTGTCTTTCCATTGTTCTGCTCTCTTCCCAATCCTCCGACCCCCAAACCCCCAACTCGCTTCTATCCTCCTCTCCTTGCACACACAGGCAGCGGCGCGCCGCGCCGGGGGCGTCGCCGTGCGCGTGCAAGATGAACCTAGGACGCACCACGGTCCAGATTCACAGGATGCAGCAGCCTATAAGAACACCCCGCGCCCCCGCCGTCGCTCGGTTAGTTGCGAGCGCCCACCGAAAGAACTGCGAGGAAGCAAGAAGTAGCGGCGGGCCTCCTCGCCGCattccaccaaatttctctgtaggTCTCCATTGGAGTCGATTAGAACCTTGAACCGGGACAGTTTTCTTGAGGTAGGTTCCGATTCTTGCCCGTTCTTCCTTCCTTGTTCGCTGTCCGGTTCGTGATTTGGTCTTTCGCCAAGAAATCGAGGCGTGCTTGTCTCTAGTTTGCCGATTCTATTGCCAGAGTCTATGAAGTTCTTGCTAATCCATTCTCCGCGTTCTCGTTTCAGCCTGCGAGTTCTTGCCTTTCCTCACCAATTTGGTCGCTTCCCAGCTCCTGGTAGAGGCCCAAGCGAAGCCTGAAGGTACGAATCCCGTGTCTATCTCGATTCGGTTACTCCGATTGTTCGTGCAGAATCTGTTTTTACTCTGTATGTTCAATCTCCATCCGCAGTTGCCTCCGTGATTAGCAGCTAATCAGCGTCTTTCGCTAGTTATCTGAATTCTGAAGAAGCGGATTGAGCAAACAAGAACTGCTTTCGAGGTGTGCTCTGAGTCTTGCATTCCTGTTCCTTTGCCAAGAGTTCAATAAGGGCCTGACTCTGGTTTTTCTGATGCGAAGAGTTTCTTGCTGATACATTTATTTTCTCTTCTTGTTCCAGTCCTCGGGTTCTTGCTTTTCCTGACCAATTCGATCGCCTGCCATTTTCCACAAGAAGCCTCGAAGCCTTCAGGTACAACTCTTTTACCATGTCTCGCTAGCTACTGCCTAGTGATTGGTAGATGAAGTTCATCTCTTCGCTGTGACCCCTTGCATGCAAGAATGCTTGAAATACAAACAGAAATAGAGAGGGAGGGTCATCCCAGAACCAAGTTTCAGTTCATGTATGTTCGTGATGCAATGATCGTGTGTCAGTTCTTGGTATGTTCTCTGGAGAGAGAAGTTGTTCTCTTGGAAGAAATATTTGATGAGATTGAATTAATGTGTCTGATGCAGTACTTGACGCAATCAATTGGTTGAATTTTTGCGTGTCCATTAGTTATGTTGGTGTTTTGGCCAGCAAGCTTCTCACTTTTGCCGAGGATTTTTATTAAGCCTTATCTTTTAGTTTACTGGTTATATTGTTGTTGTTTGTTTCAAAAAATGCCTTGCTTATACGATGCGTTCTTAATTACTGAATGATTGCTGTGATTCAGAAATGGCCCTCAACACAAGATATGCAGCATGCGTGGAAAGAATATGCCACTTCCATGAATTTCCCCAAATttatatgattgttgttattgctaGTAGGGTGCTATCCGTAGGCTATCATTTAGGATATTTCCACAGTTGCTGCTTCCATGGATTtgcttttttgatttttttttcctaAATCCACTGAATTTCCTATGACGTGCCCTTAACTGTAAGTGTGCTGTGTCTCAGAAATGGGAAAGAAGTGCAGCACCTGTGGCAAGACCTACAAAACTAAACGTGCTTTTAATGGCCACAAGATGAAATGCAAGTCCCCCAAGAATCCTGAGCAAAATGCCGCAGGACAGGAAGAGGCTTCAGGCAGTGTCGGCGATAGGAAAGATCTGCTTAATTTTCATATAGAAAAGCGTCCACGGAGCAGCCGTGGTGCAGCGAAGGAGATGGATGGTGGAAATGAAGTCTTCCCGTCAGAAGTGGAGATAGATGCTGCAGAGGGGCTTAGTCTTCTCCAGTACCCACGTGGCAAGGATACATCTTCTGATAATGAACCAGGAATCGATTATTCAGGGGTTGAATCAGCTGCTGATAATTCTGATGCGGTGCAAGAGGAGAACCCGACACAGAGGTTATTTGGTGCGCTGATTCTGGGTGCACTCTGGGATATAGTATCTAATAGAAACTCAGCTTCTGTGGATCTCTGTGGAGGTGCTGAAAGACGTGGAAATGAAGCCCTTTCGTTAGAAGAGATGGAATTGATTCACAATGATGATGGTCAAAGGCTGGTTGATTGTCCTGAAAATTCTGTTGTGGTTGAGCCAAAACGGCCCAAGCTTGATCTCAAGGTTTCTGACAGCAGTGACAACCCAGCTTCTGATGGTGCTCAAGGTGGCAACAATGATGCGTCGGGGTCTGGCACGCCGAAGCTGAAACAGACATCTCTGACGGAGCCAATGGCCACAGCGGCGGATCGGGAACAGGAACAGAAGTCAGATGTCTTACAGGCTCCCCTGCCTCTCGATACAACCTCTGTTGACCAATCAGGAACTGACAGTACAGGTGACGAATCAGCTGCTGATACTTCAGATGAGGTGCAGCTTTCCATGGAGCAGCTCGCACAAGCTCTCCTGGATCTAAGAAACTGCACAGATCGATGAGGTCCCCGTTGCAGTGAAAGAGGATGTACAGCCGAGTGCTTCTGATCTAAAATCATTAGGTACCCGTTAACTGAAAGTGCACTGCCCTGACCCCTGAGGGTGAAGTCTGAATCGCAACCATGATAGACGGTTCAGTGTGAGCCTATACCGGATATCATGTGAGTCAATGAGATTTCTTGACTCGCTGGTTCCATCACCCTGAAACCAAAACTCAGTTTTTTTGTCTACTGGTAGATAGGTACAGGTTACTTACTATACTGATGATACTTTTGCGTAATGGCGAAGTCATTGCGTGCTTGCTTCGATGGTGAAGCAGTTTTGTCCAGTTACATGCAATGGATCATTTCTAGTTCTGCTTTATACTATGTCTGTTTCTGTACATGCTGATATCTTGATAATATTGCTTGCCTCTGGTTCATGAGTGAATATTCCTCGACATACACTCATGTGGAGTATTGGGTAGCAAATATGGCGTGACCATTTTTTTAGCTAGTTGCTCTCTTTGTGGATATTCCTGTTTTTGCTCATGAATCGCCTCTTAAATATTAAGATCCTTGTGCATATGTATCTGTTCTTTGGTGCAGCTAGCGTGTGAAATTTTGTGGATGGCGTGCGGGGTATTTTGCTCATGGTCTTGTGGGTTGGAACTGAAACTATAATTGCAGGAATTTGGTGGCGCTTTGCATGCTTGGATGATCATGAGTTTATTATGGCTGTGATTGCTCTTTTTTTCCTCTTCAGTTGTTTCGCGTCTCACCGACTCTATAAAATCACTAAACTTGGTGATGTTAGAACTCTTGCGTAATGGACTTCATTGGTGTGGGGTCTCGGCATTCTGAACATCAACTCATGAACATGGCCCACTGGATTTGgaagctcttttcaagaggagcaggGTTTTAGAAGAAGTTGATCTTAGCAAAGTATGCAAGCCCGGCCGGCAGAGGCGGCAGCAGGGCCTTCTCTTCCTCTCCGCTTGCGCACAACGGTTGGCGTTGGGCGGCCAATCGAGCGGTGGCGCTGGGCTGTGGCAGGGCCCAGCGGCACGGCGGTGCGCcctgagggcggcgacggggagtcTGGTGGCGACATGGGTGGACGTCTGCGGGGGGTCTCAGCTGGCGCGATTCCGGTCAGATCCACTCTGATCTGACCACTGGTGGACGACGATCGATGCTAGGTGGTGGTCTGCAGCGGCAcgactgtggccgcggtggttggcCGGATCAGGTTGCGGCGACGGTGGGACGCTGCTCCAGCGGCAGTTCGTCTGCGGCGGGAGGGATGGATGGCTCTCACACGGTTGGGCCACCCGTCGCCGGCACATGGGCTGTCGGTCGTGGACGAGGTCCTCTTCCTACACTTTTCCCTTGGGCCGACCTAGTTGCTCTCGGTCCTCGGTTTATTTGGCCAAGCCGGTTCTTGGCGGCTCTCTCGGCTTTCGGATCTTATTGATGCATCCCCCATAGCGATGCAGTGGATCTAGGATGCCTTGTATCTAGGGTGCCGGACCTCGTGGCGGGAGCGGCGATGTTCGTGGGCGGAACCAGCTATTCAGGTGTGAGCTAGCTAACACGACCATGGGGGCGACATGCTGGCTAGGGGTTGGCATCTATGACGGTGGTGCGATAGATGTCATGTCTGCGCACCTTGGTTGAAGACGGAGTATGCATGCCGTGGCGAACACCCTCTCTGGCGCTAGTCAGGCGTTTGTGGATATCGTTCACTTTTTGAAGTCCCCCTCGTGGTTGCTTTTTGCCCTTCGTCGTGTTCTTATTCCGGGTGAAAATATTGATCCTTCGGATCAGGCAGTTAAATCTGAGAATAGTTGTATACCTAAACCATACCTCAACTAAACCCACGTGAGCTAGCTTCACACCCAACCAAAACCAAACCTGCCTGAAAATTTCCCCAAACTTAACTAAACCAAGCCTTCAACCGCGGGTTGAAACTGTTTACAGAAATGGGTGAGGTCAAATGGTTGACATAATAAACCAACAAGCCTAATAAACCAACAAGCCAAGTACAGAACAGCCGCTGTTGGACACCGACGCCAACAAGCCAAATACAGAACAACCACTGTTGGACAACGACACCAACAAGCCAATTACGGAGCCCAATTATTGAGGCAGTGTGCAATTGAGCACTAAAACTTTCCAGAAACAAAAATGTGAAAAAAAGACAGGTAATTTCGACAAGCATCAGCTAATTGACAACTAATTCCGATTGATCCTCCATTGACCCTCCACCTTCAGCTCCTTGTTCTTCCACAACTAATTCCAAGGTCCTCCACCTTTAGCTCCGTCTAGAATGCTTCATAGCAGCCTAGTAGACTGAAGAAAATAGCAAATATATACAAGCCACTGATCAGATTTACTAGCAGCTTCAACTTAGCAGAAAATAGAATACACTAGCATGCTTCAACttagcagaaaatagaaaatagattTACTAACATTTAATAGTAAGTAGATAAGTGAGATGATCGAATATTTGTGCTGAATTGCATACAATACGTTGGAGTACTATATTGCCCAGGACAGTGATAGTGTCAGTGTATACAACTGTATAGCAGTGACAGTGTGATCTTATAACTACTTAAATCTTACAGCATGTACTCCTGTCATTTTAACTGAATTTCCTGAAGACATAATTGCCCAGGATATAACTCATTTTCTAGGTTTACCTTGGGTGTATAGCCCATGAATGCGGAAGAAATACTTACATTCATGCCGTGATATTAAGTTATTTTCAGGTATAAACCATGGGCAATTACGTGATCCAGTGCATTTTTCAGCATATATGTGTTGTTCAAGTCACATGAATAAACCACTGCAAATAACTGTGAAATAGCAATGCATGTCTCAGCAGCCATCCAAAGATGATAATTGCTTGAATAATTCAAGTGGAACAGAACATATGCACTACTACAGGAACCAAAATGGAAGGAAAAGCATTGTTGCACTTACAAACTGTTAACAAGACATGCAATCAGCTTGCACGCAGCAAACATCACTTTGGTTACTACAATAACCAGCAGTTTTGTCACCAAATTGTATTCGCTTAGACAGTGTTTTTGCTTGTTTACCTTTTCTTGGTTTCAAGTTTAACGGAAAAGAGTGTTTTTGTTTAGCGACAGTGTTTTCGCTTGTTCAATCACTATAACGGAAAAAAGAGCAAGGCAAAGGCCAATCGATGGTCAGGATCATATTTTTACCTTTTCTTGGTTTCAAGTTTTTACCTGTGTGCTTActgtccatctcctgcaaatgaaaCAAAGAATTATTTTAAAGGCATATGAACACTTCTATACTGCAACTGCAAGTTTTATATATCCCATTCTACACAAGTAGTAGAACCAAAATGTAAGCGATTAACTCACCCTCCTTTGGTTTGAACAACCAATCTTTAGCACAAACAAGCGCTTCTAGCATATCAGGGGTCAAAGAACTTCTCGTGTCGCCAAGTATCCTCTTACCACAACTGAAGGCTGATTCGGATGCCACTGTGCTCAAAGGAATTGCGAGAAAGTCACGGGCCATCGATGCCAATATAGGAAACTTTTCAGCATGCCTCTTCCACCAACCCAAGACATCAAAGTCAGCACAATCCTGCTCCCTTGCTTCTTCCAAGTATGTGTCAAGTTCTGATTTGTGTACACGTGACCTCCGACGAGACTTGTGTTGGGCAAACTCTTCTTCCAGCTTTCTTTTCCCTGCAATAGGTGATCCAATAGTGGTATTGCCTTGACTAGAAGGTGTCGAGTGTGCAGTGCTTGTCATTGCAAGTAGCTCATATTCCATGACATACTTTCTCACCCATTCTAAAGCAATCTCCACTTGTTTTGAAACCTGCTCCTCGGTGGTAGACAACTTGCAATAGA
Above is a window of Triticum dicoccoides isolate Atlit2015 ecotype Zavitan chromosome 5B, WEW_v2.0, whole genome shotgun sequence DNA encoding:
- the LOC119307659 gene encoding uncharacterized protein LOC119307659; this translates as MGKKCSTCGKTYKTKRAFNGHKMKCKSPKNPEQNAAGQEEASGSVGDRKDLLNFHIEKRPRSSRGAAKEMDGGNEVFPSEVEIDAAEGLSLLQYPRGKDTSSDNEPGIDYSGVESAADNSDAVQEENPTQRLFGALILGALWDIVSNRNSASVDLCGGAERRGNEALSLEEMELIHNDDGQRLVDCPENSVVVEPKRPKLDLKVSDSSDNPASDGAQGGNNDASGSGTPKLKQTSLTEPMATAADREQEQKSDVLQAPLPLDTTSVDQSGTDSTGDESAADTSDEVQLSMEQLAQALLDLRNCTDR
- the LOC119305342 gene encoding zinc finger BED domain-containing protein RICESLEEPER 2-like; this translates as MEYELLAMTSTAHSTPSSQGNTTIGSPIAGKRKLEEEFAQHKSRRRSRVHKSELDTYLEEAREQDCADFDVLGWWKRHAEKFPILASMARDFLAIPLSTVASESAFSCGKRILGDTRSSLTPDMLEALVCAKDWLFKPKEGDGQ